In one Bradyrhizobium cosmicum genomic region, the following are encoded:
- a CDS encoding COG4223 family protein: protein MADDKPEDAGLAPESGRAKRTPPTIELEATEVSTQPREVAAEPEAQPSPGQGAHEQVGADEAQPDLTKPDPAKPDLAEPDQQSDHAEAAAAAAPASAPVSPWVVAPFAGAAGAAIVIAVGWMLGWPAVQAPPAAPQVTSATVEALSGRVAALETRIGKPAADPAMVARIDALEKLAGALRGDIANLRAQSDKTASALNDAKSAPRDVATSSDLANRVAQLERASKTERAELAQQGEKMDDKPLRHVVAATLLDVAVRHGDPYQSQLSAARSLASKPDVLKPLDGFASSGIPTPVALSRELLNIVPKLSPPPEAPAANAGIVERLQAGASKLVRIERTDGVGNDRGAIVARVTAAALRNDFVEARRELKTLPEADRTPAQAWLDKADARDAALAASRKFADDAMADLAKPAQ, encoded by the coding sequence ATGGCCGACGACAAGCCTGAAGACGCAGGATTGGCTCCCGAATCCGGCCGCGCCAAGCGCACGCCGCCCACCATCGAGCTTGAGGCGACCGAAGTTTCCACCCAGCCGCGGGAGGTGGCGGCCGAGCCCGAGGCTCAGCCGTCGCCCGGGCAGGGCGCGCACGAGCAGGTTGGTGCCGACGAAGCCCAGCCTGACTTGACCAAGCCTGATCCGGCCAAGCCTGACCTTGCCGAGCCTGACCAGCAGTCCGATCACGCCGAGGCGGCCGCCGCCGCTGCACCCGCGTCCGCGCCGGTGTCACCCTGGGTCGTCGCCCCGTTCGCCGGAGCGGCCGGAGCTGCGATCGTGATCGCGGTCGGCTGGATGCTGGGCTGGCCGGCCGTGCAGGCGCCGCCCGCCGCGCCGCAGGTGACGAGCGCGACGGTGGAGGCGCTGAGCGGACGCGTCGCCGCACTCGAAACCAGAATTGGCAAGCCCGCGGCGGATCCGGCCATGGTGGCGCGGATCGACGCGCTGGAAAAATTGGCCGGCGCGTTGCGCGGCGACATCGCCAATCTGCGGGCGCAATCCGACAAGACCGCGAGCGCGTTGAACGATGCGAAATCGGCGCCGCGCGATGTTGCAACATCGTCCGATCTCGCCAACCGCGTCGCGCAGCTTGAGCGCGCCAGCAAGACCGAACGGGCCGAGCTCGCACAACAGGGCGAGAAGATGGACGACAAGCCGCTGCGGCATGTGGTGGCGGCGACCCTGCTCGACGTTGCCGTTCGCCATGGCGATCCCTATCAGTCGCAGTTGTCCGCGGCGCGGTCGCTGGCGAGCAAGCCCGATGTGCTGAAGCCGCTCGACGGCTTCGCATCGTCAGGCATCCCGACGCCGGTCGCGCTGAGCCGCGAACTGCTCAACATCGTGCCGAAACTCTCTCCGCCGCCGGAAGCTCCCGCCGCCAATGCCGGCATCGTCGAGCGGCTCCAGGCAGGCGCGTCGAAACTCGTCCGCATCGAGCGCACCGATGGGGTCGGCAACGACCGCGGCGCCATCGTCGCGCGGGTGACGGCCGCGGCGCTGCGCAATGACTTCGTCGAAGCGCGGCGCGAGCTCAAGACGTTGCCCGAGGCCGATCGTACGCCGGCGCAGGCCTGGCTCGACAAGGCCGATGCCCGCGACGCCGCGCTCGCCGCGTCCCGTAAATTCGCCGACGATGCCATGGCGGATCTCGCAAAGCCCGCTCAATAA